The Pimelobacter simplex genomic sequence GACCTGATGATCGTCGCGGGTCGGGTGAGCCAGAAGATGGCGCCCGTCCTGCGCCAGATCTACGACCAGATGGCCGAGCCCAAGTGGGTGCTGGCGATGGGCGTGTGCGCGAGCAGCGGCGGCATGTTCAACAACTACGCGATCGTCCAGGGCGTCGACCACGTCGTTCCGGTCGACATGTACCTGCCCGGCTGCCCGCCGCGGCCGGAGATGCTGATCGACGCGATCCTCAAGCTCCACGACAAGGTCCAGCACGACACCCCCTTCGGCGCGAACCGCGCGGCCAAGATCCGCGAGCTCGAGGCCGAGGCGCTGGTGGCGCTGCCGACCGGTGACCAGCGAGGACTGCTGCGATGAGCGACGAGAACGTTCCCGCCGAGGCCGAGGCGACCCCGGCCGAGGTCGAGGTCGAGGTCCGCGCGGTCGGTGAGCGGCGCGGCAT encodes the following:
- a CDS encoding NuoB/complex I 20 kDa subunit family protein, which encodes MGIEEKLPSGVLLSTVEGLAGYMRKASFWPATFGLACCAIEMMTSGGPKYDLARFGMEVFRASPRQADLMIVAGRVSQKMAPVLRQIYDQMAEPKWVLAMGVCASSGGMFNNYAIVQGVDHVVPVDMYLPGCPPRPEMLIDAILKLHDKVQHDTPFGANRAAKIRELEAEALVALPTGDQRGLLR